The following proteins are encoded in a genomic region of Vanessa cardui chromosome W, ilVanCard2.1, whole genome shotgun sequence:
- the LOC124542553 gene encoding uncharacterized protein LOC124542553: protein MSSGSDTAESQVNTRPRRMKKLERVHSADVTMVAPPSAQIKTPPFWPEKPAIWFAQVEGQFKLFGITDEATKFYQILSTLDRQYAAEVEDVITGPPDYNRLKAELIKRLSVSRENKVKQLLMHEQLGSRKPSQFLRHLQHLAGPDIPEEFLQTFWTSRLPIGIQPIVASQPTLPLDALAELADRVHDIATPTNQVAATSSSSPIELLTQQVAELTKQVSALTAQVNQRSRPRERRQSSRHRNRSQSRRSSSSHRRYPVCWYHSKFGSKARSCIKPCDYTSGNAPSNQ from the coding sequence ATGAGCAGTGGAAGTGATACAGCTGAGTCGCAAGTAAATACGCGACCGCGCCGTATGAAGAAACTGGAACGAGTTCACAGTGCTGACGTAACTATGGTCGCGCCGCCATCAGCCCAGATTAAGACGCCGCCATTTTGGCCAGAAAAGCCGGCCATTTGGTTTGCACAAGTGGAAGGtcagtttaaattatttggaaTAACGGACGAAGCTACAAAATTTTACCAAATCCTATCAACGTTAGACAGACAATACGCCGCAGAAGTAGAAGACGTTATCACTGGCCCACCTGACTACAATCGACTCAAGGCAGAACTCATAAAACGTCTGTCTGTTTCGAGGGAGAATAAGGTGAAACAATTGTTGATGCATGAACAACTTGGCAGTCGCAAGCCTTCACAATTCCTGCGACACCTTCAACACCTTGCTGGACCAGATATTCCGGAAGAGTTTCTCCAGACCTTTTGGACAAGTCGGTTGCCAATAGGAATACAACCAATAGTGGCATCTCAACCTACCTTACCTCTCGATGCTCTCGCTGAACTGGCCGACAGGGTACACGACATTGCTACTCCGACGAACCAAGTCGCAGCAACGTCCTCATCATCGCCCATCGAGTTGTTGACACAGCAAGTAGCGGAGTTGACCAAACAGGTCAGTGCCCTCACGGCCCAAGTCAACCAACGATCTCGACCAAGGGAACGAAGACAGTCGAGTAGACACCGCAACCGATCCCAATCTCGAAGATCCAGTTCAAGTCATCGACGGTATCCAGTTTGCTGGTACCACAGCAAGTTCGGCTCCAAGGCTAGGAGCTGCATCAAGCCCTGTGACTACACGTCGGGAAACGCCCCCAGCAATCAGTGA